Below is a window of Flavobacteriales bacterium DNA.
CTCAACAGGTGGATTAGTAACAGCGGTACCAAATTCACCTATTAATAGCACAGTTCGATTTTCTCCGTTTTCATTAGCTGGGGCCAAAAAAACACAAATTGGGGTATGTATATTTCCAAGGCTATCTAAAACTTCAAAATCAGTTTCCGATAAACTGGATGCATCTAATGGGAATTTAAAATTAACAGGCATACCATCTAACTGGCTTCCAAGTTGATTACATAATAGACTTGGGAGTCCATTATCAAGTCCAAAAAAAGCCGACACAAGAGTATCTTGTGATTTGGCATTTAAAACAAAAGTTAAAATTATTATTACTGAAATTAAGATTTTTCTTCTTCGGTTTATCTTTTTTAATTTCATACAACGTTTGTGTAAACTGATAGTGCGTATATAATTATAATTCATTTTTACCTTTTCCTTAGTTCGCATTGTTTAGCGATTCCAAATGGTTATCATGTGAACTTTTTATTTTTCGCAAACTTATTTATTCAGCAATTAAAAACTGCCCATTAGATAATATTTTTTTATTATCATATATTGAGTAAAAGTATACACCAGAGGAAAGTTTTCCTTTATTAAAGCTAAAGAACCCCCTATTATTTTGATATTTTAAATTTATACCTCGACCAAAACAATCAAAAACTTTCAACATTAAAGCTGTCTGTGGTGAACTCTCAAGATTAGGAAAATAAATAGCTGAATGATTTGTTACTGGATTTGGAGCAACATAGGAATTAAAATACAAGATGTTATCAAAATCATTAATAGGAGTGGTGTTGATGAGTAAGGGGTCATTCTGTAATATACTATCAATATTGATATTCTCATCTCCTTCCTGATAATCTAGCATTTGAAAAGTATCAAACAACATTTCATCGTTCGAATTTAATCCTACTGTTATTAACTCTGGAGGATTAAACGGATTGTGATGGTTAGCAACAGTATTGTCATATTTATGTTCTGAATAAAACTTATAAGACGATGGAACCTTCACCATATTCTCAAAATAATAATATTGTTGATGGTTAAAATCCCACTGGTCAATTTTAATTAATGGAATAGTGTCGTTTCCATTAGACGCATAATTTAATATTTCAGTACATATTTTATGAGAATGAGGTAGGGCATTATATAATGATATATTAGATTCTACAGGTTCTGATTCGGCGCTAAAAGTCTTAACCTCGTTTGGCTCTATATAAAAATCTCCTTCCCAATATTGTAATGGGGTTCGTGAAACCACTTCCCGTATTCCCAATTCGTTTTCGGGATACAAATATAATCTCACTTGCAAATTCACATCTAATCCATAACTAGGTCCAGTAGATACATAATTAGGTGTATGAATTTGAATGACAAAATCAGCATTAGCAGGTAATTTTACACCCATTTTTAACTCAGAAGTGTTTGGGAAAATAATAGGATTTCCTCCGGGTGTATAAATTCCTATATATATTTCTCCAACAAGATTAGCGCTAGAGCCAGACAAATCTTGAGTAATTACGCCACTATAATCGGCATTGAATAAAACATGGTGAGTTAACTCAGGATTTTCAGGGACAATCTCAATAGCTCTTATATATCTTTCTGACTCTAAGCCGCTGGGAATAACCAAGGTGTTATAAGCATCTTCTTCAAATGCATTACTAGCAAACACAGGAGTGTTTATTATTAAGTCTGGCTCACCATTAAGAATATATGAAGAAAACTCTGGTAAAGGCGGTAATGCAGTTGTGTCACCAGGCAGAGCATAATCATCAACCCAACTAAGTATAGCATCCTTCTCGGATTGAGTTAAAACACGTTCATCAATAAAATGCATATAGCTCGTGTCAGGAGCCCATGGTGGCATATATCCTTCCGAAACTTCATGATAAATTGAATTTCTGTACATGAAAGTTTCATCGTATTCTAAAACTGAAAAAGGAGCTCCTCCTCCATCTCTATGACATTGAGCACACTTTTCAAAAAGTATTGGGGCAATATCAGTGTATGTAGTTTGTGCTAGAACAATGTTTAAGGATAAAAAACAAAATGTTAAAAAAATTAAATTTCTCATTCAATAAATATATTAAAATTAAAATAAGGCTTATTTATCATTTTTATACTACGCTAAATAATAGAGTTATTCAAAAAAGTTCAATAAAAGGACGCTTTAGCCCACTAAAAAATAAACCCACTCAAATGAGTGGGTTTCGCATTTATTTATTCAAATATTTTTGATTAATTATTTGCATTCGCAAGATTGCTCTACAGTTTGAGATATCCCTGCTACACTTTGAGTATAGGTAATTGTCCCCTCAATTTCTTCTAAGTCGTCATCACATATATTATTAAAATCAACATCCTGAGTTACATCTGGCATGCCAGTTTGTGAAATGACCTGTGAACAACTACAATCCTTACATTTTTTACAAGATAAAAATACATAAAAATAAAACGGGTAATAAAAATAAAATCTTTTTCATATTTAATTGTTAAAAGTTAAAAAATCAAATTTAGTAAAGAAACATAACCCATAGGTGAATTAAATAAAATTAATTTGAATTTGTAACATATGTTAAAATTTTGTCAGATTAAAGTTCAATATTAAGTATGCATAGGTCTACCAAGGGGAATATTTCTAGTTTTGAGATGCTCTTTCGATTTTGTGCTTTCTAAATAGTATTTTTACAAATAAATCAAACCTAAAAATAAGTGTCAAATAACAATATTGATGTAATATCAACATTAATCAATAAAATAAAAAACATCACTCCACTTACTGCAGAAGCAGAGAGAGAGATCTATTCTATTGCTAAAATAAAAAGCCTAACAAAAAGTGAATTAATACTTAAACAAGGTCATAAGGTGAAAAAAACATTTTTTGTTATTGATGGATGTTTAAGGTCTTTTCATGTGCAAAAGGATGGCAAAGAACATACTTTACAATTTGCAATTAAAGATTGGTGGATAAGTGATTTTATAGCTTTATTCAATAACGAAATCGGTTCACTTTCAATTGAAAGCATCACTGATTCTACCGTTATTGAGTTTAATTCAATAAAGTTAGATGAAATTTTAATCAAAT
It encodes the following:
- a CDS encoding T9SS type A sorting domain-containing protein, encoding MRNLIFLTFCFLSLNIVLAQTTYTDIAPILFEKCAQCHRDGGGAPFSVLEYDETFMYRNSIYHEVSEGYMPPWAPDTSYMHFIDERVLTQSEKDAILSWVDDYALPGDTTALPPLPEFSSYILNGEPDLIINTPVFASNAFEEDAYNTLVIPSGLESERYIRAIEIVPENPELTHHVLFNADYSGVITQDLSGSSANLVGEIYIGIYTPGGNPIIFPNTSELKMGVKLPANADFVIQIHTPNYVSTGPSYGLDVNLQVRLYLYPENELGIREVVSRTPLQYWEGDFYIEPNEVKTFSAESEPVESNISLYNALPHSHKICTEILNYASNGNDTIPLIKIDQWDFNHQQYYYFENMVKVPSSYKFYSEHKYDNTVANHHNPFNPPELITVGLNSNDEMLFDTFQMLDYQEGDENINIDSILQNDPLLINTTPINDFDNILYFNSYVAPNPVTNHSAIYFPNLESSPQTALMLKVFDCFGRGINLKYQNNRGFFSFNKGKLSSGVYFYSIYDNKKILSNGQFLIAE
- a CDS encoding Crp/Fnr family transcriptional regulator, with amino-acid sequence MSNNNIDVISTLINKIKNITPLTAEAEREIYSIAKIKSLTKSELILKQGHKVKKTFFVIDGCLRSFHVQKDGKEHTLQFAIKDWWISDFIALFNNEIGSLSIESITDSTVIEFNSIKLDEILIKFPELESFQRESLQRHVSSLHKRILDQLRLTALERYRLFQKQYSDIEQYAPNYHIASYLGITQQSLSRIRSESINK